ATGTTCCTGGCAGCAGTTGGCAGAGGCTCAGAGCCTAACTAGGGAAGGGAGGctgtctctgtgtgagagagagacctttGATCTGCCTAGGTGTTCTTGCACTTCATACGCATGCAACTGGGCCTACCAGAGTGGTCCCATATCAGAGGCTTTCAGCATTACCCAGTCATTACTTTTCCACTAGACGCTACAGCTTTCACGCTGCGGTGGGTACAGAGctgcttccctttttcttttgccaTTTACATCCCACCATCTTCCATCCACAATAGGCagcaggggtggaggaggagaaatTCAGCTCACTTCACATTTGAACGTGGGGAAATTGCTTCCCGAAATATGCATACATGCATATAAAACTCCATATAAAACTGTGTCTATTATCAAAAATGCACCTtaatgctatttattttttatgttttttatgtttatttttcttttaaattgcaaactgatgtgaaaatgtggtgaactgaaggCTTGCAAATTGAAATTGACATATGCATCCATCCCTACTAGGCAGGAAGGATGCAGCCAGGTGAGCACAGAAGCAAGAGATGCACCTGTGCGTAGGTACAACATCACTCTCCACCTCCCTATCTCCCTTCCTGGGTTGCACAATCTTATTCTTACAACCACTCTTtgaagtaggttagactgagagaggtAGACTGATCCAAGATCaaccagagagcttcatggctgagcagggatttgaacccaggtcttccaggtcctagtccaaccttctaatcactacaccacactggccatcaTTATTCTACTTTGTCTTGGACTGCCAGTAGAGGGCTAATATATCATCTGTTGAGCAGATCCAAGGCCTCTAGGTGGCTGTGCTGGAATAACAAGAGTTGCATGTGTATGGCATAATTGCCACTGCTACCCCAACCCCCTTGACTGTAATGGCACCAGATATTTCAGCGAAATGTGTTGTTGGCCAGCTCTCTGCCCTTCATATATTTAACAAGGAAAGATGCTGGCTCTGATAAGATCCCAAAGGGCTGCTAAACCAACCAGGCGGAGATTGGCACTCACTTCAAAGTGATTCACTTATTAAGGTGGAACATTTGGATCAAGGCTCGCGAGCACAGATAATGCTTCTTGCAGATGTCTACATACTCAGCAActagttatttatttacttactcatttaatttatatactgccctatactgtgcctgcaggtctcagggcagttcacaagataaaatggcaatataaaaatacaaaatacatagttCTTTTACATAAGAATATAATTGCAGAAAATGGTTACAATATGGGAGGCCATAAATGAAAGCTAGGATGAGTTTTGATTCTCATACTCCATTGTTACTTAGCGGTTAATGTCCTTTGCAGATAAGCCATTGATTATTAATGTTCTCCATCAAACTATTTGGTGATCACTTCACTGGGGAGGTCATTGAGAACAGTGTGTATATTTCCCACTCCTTCTTCTGTCATCATGAGCAGGGCTTGTACAGTTGCAGTTCCAATGTGAGGAGTTATAATAACATTTTTCAGTAGCAATAAGAGGTGATCCCTTGGCAATGGTTCAGGGTCAGCCACATCTAAAGCTGCAGCCTTAATAACTCCATTTTGGAGCGCTTCTACCAAGGCATCTTGATCAACTACTGCGCCTCTGCAGATGTTGATGAGAGTAGCCATGGGTTTCATCAGCTGCAGCTCCCTTTTCCCAATGAGCTTGTGTGTCTCAGATGTCAGATTCACAACCAACATCACAGTCAGACTTCTGGAGCAAGTCTTCTATGTTTTTACAATAAGTGGCACCAATTGCctgttcttcttcctcttttctgtgATTCCTGTTGTGACAAAGGATGTTCATGTCAAAAGCTTTTGCTCTCTTCGCTAAGTTATACCCAATGCTGCCCATCCCAAAGATCCCAAGAGTGGCCCAGGTGACTTCTACTCCCAGCCAGACAACTGCAAAATGTGTGTTATCTGAAGATGTAGCAATGTGACAAGCTTCCACTAGTCTTCTTGCAGATGCCGGCATTAACGCCATGTCTATGTTCACTGTGGAGACAGAAACAGCATTTGGGGTGTTGGTTATTTTTACTCCAAAGCTAGAGATCAGTTTTAAGTCCAGAAGATTCGGTTACAGAAGAGACTTCTCTTATCTGATGGTCGAAGGTTGGAGGAAACATTACAAATCTCCTGAGTACAGAAGCATCCCAATGGCCCCTTCTGTGTAAAGTTAAGCAGCCGATCTGATCTGTCATCAGTGCTTTTGATAAGCGTGGgagatgcaggaagctgccttattccaagttagaccattggtccatatagctcagtattgtctccactgactggccaCCTCTAAggaatttcaggcagggttctctcccagctctacatggagatgccagggattgaaactggaaccttctgcatggtcTGCAAGTGAACTATAATCCTTCACCAATTGAGGAGGACAAAATGGCGGAGTTGTGGTTTCGTGggcaaatgttttattttcagaCTGCCGCCCTCATTAAAGGAATCTTCGCTGATTAATCATATGAGTTCTAATGGATTGTTTAATTGATTAAAACTGCATAACTTTGCATAAGAATGAAGATGAAGCACACTGTTGTCATGTTGCTGTCTTAATACTGTGAACTGTCTTATCATTACAGTTTGGTCCTAGTAAGGTTTAGATGGGCTGTAATGGTACCCACATCCCAGCCCCCTTGCCGGAATAGAGGACCTATTGAGATGGCCCACCCCTAGAGACTAATGGAATCAGAAGGATTTCTGAAtgctctgggggattttccagTTGCTGTGGTTGGTCTCACTTTGCAATAGCAGGATGAAAAATGTCATCAACATGATCACTCCCAGGTGTCCTTAGAGAGTTTCCTGATATACTGAGGAGCTGTGCATGATGAAACAGGAGAGGTGGCAATGAGAGCATTAGGATCAACAAGTTCAACCTGGTTAGGCTGCTGCAGCCTGATGATTCTGGTTCTGATGATTCTGATCCACTTCTGGTTACACAGACACCCTGCTGGGTCACGACAGTAGCTCAGCTAGGCCATCACCAcgttctcacagtgactaaccagatgGCCAtggaagttgtggccttttcccgcccattaacctaaaataatgtgtcccgtgtcttcatttcacaaggGGGAGGGTACTTGCCACgcaatatatattgtggtttttacgttgatcttttctgtgaattgCCTTTAttcctccgggtatagggtggtatataaattcaataaataataacaataacaataataataatcactgcCTCTGAGCAGGGAGGCGGAGTATGGTTGTAGTCACTGATAaggttatcctccatgaatttatctaacccACTTTTTAAACTATCCATTTAAGCATTTGGCATTTAAGCATtgtataaattaattaataatagcaacaacatttTGGGCTGCTTCTTTCCTGCTACAAACCGATCTATTCCTGCAATATGAATATGGAACTTTGGTGTATCTATCATTCTAAAAACAAAATGctctagctgggggggggggcgtgattTGCTTGAATCCTCAGACTGCAAATTTGCAAATAGAAATGCACATCCAAgagttgctattttggggtgttgttgtttggggggggggatgccaaaTTGCAAATTTATATCATTTTCCACCCGCCCCCTCACCCAGCTTGGGTAGAATGCAAAAGCTGGACTCTTTAGCATGCAAGATTGTAGCCCAAGGTGGTATATGATTGCCAAATAGTACAGCTGAGAAATATATCAATAGCATTAGCAATCACTCTTTGTAAAAGGAGTGTGAAGAAAGGAACATATTGAGTTACAAAGTCCACAAAGGAATGGAAACATCAGTGAGATGTGCTTTCAAAGGGTTTCCTATAAAATAGTTTATGttcttccccttttcccttttcacgCTTCTGGAGACAATAATTTCATTAAGCGATTAAGTGCTTTTATTCTTCTGAATGGTTCATAGGGCCCAAGAGCATGAATTTCAATTAGCGTTTCTCCCTTAGAAAGCAAAGGATGAGGAGGAAAAAGGAACTGCTCAGAAAGAGGCTTTGTTAGTGTGAGTCCTTATTACATATAGTTGTGttagcagcagcaggtggcaagGTGGGCAGTACTTGGTCATCACCGAATGATGGAGAGTGGGAGTACAGCCCATTAGTGACCACACTATAGCAAGAGCAAAGGCAGGATAAAATCAGggctttttccagccagaactcactggaactcggttccggcatctctcaggtgggcatcattgccattataagagaacacgggagatgtttatggtgagttctagaacctctttttctagaaaaatagcactggataaaaTAGAACAGCACTGTTCAAGCTTGTGGCTGCTGACAGACCAGAAGCATCAAGTGTAGGCCCAGATGTAAGATGTCACCAACCCACACCTCTGCCAGTGGTGACTGCCACCACCAGGTATGCTGCCGCCATGCAATACCATCAGTAAAAGCCAGATCATCTCACCTGCTGTCACTTCATGTTAGGCCATCAGATCTAGAGCGAGCCATGCCCCAAGCGAAGACATTGGTAGACTCTTAAGGTGACTGTCACTTGGCAGCTTTTCCATCTTACTGACAGGCAGCAGTAGACAAACTCATTTTGGTGGTGGGAGGAGACAGCTTAGCCCTTCCCAAGAGTTCCTAAATCCTTCAGATTCAGGTTCACCTTAACCACCTCCTGCCACCTTCCTCCCTCAAGAGGTGGCCTCTGTCTTCGTCTTCCGGCTTCTGTCTCCCTTCTATAACATCTTCTGAGGCTTAAATGCTGTCAGGAAGCTTGCAACATCTCGCCAGCCTCAACTTTGCCCAACAGCAGCTCCTTCAAGCTGGTTGTTGGCAGGCTACTGATGAGTAAGCAGATGATCTTGTGGATTCTTCCTCCCATTCCACACCATGACTAATCATTATGCCCAACCATGACCTATGTGGGCAAATAGAATTATACCAAAGTCACTAACAGGTCAACGGTTAGCTGTGTGGCTCCAAAGTCTTACAAATAAACTCACCTGCCTTCCTGTTTGTCAGACAAGCTGAGTTTTATGCAATGTgtggagaaagagggaagggggaagaaaacaCCTCACCTATTTCCCTTCCTTGTTCCATATCTGGAAATTTGTTCGCAGAAGGTCAGGTCTAATTTTCTGATTGTGATAAGAAATGTCAAATGAACAATTTTACCATTCAAAGTAAATGTATTGTGAATAGCTTTAAAGGACTTCCTCTGTGCTTGCTGCCAAGACTGGAAGACTGACAGGCACTCATGAAATCAGCAATCAAATATTCTCAGACTGGTTGACATCTGTCATGAAATGCTGGTGGTCATCACCGAAATCCTGTCAAAGTATCCACTATGACTGTTGGATATCAAGTATGATATTTCTGGATTAGGGAGACGTCAAGTCCTGCAAGTTCCAGCCAGAGCTGCTTCTTAAGAAAGACACGCAGTCTCTGAAACTGACAGCCACCAGCAGTAATTTGTACAGGTCTGTTGCTCCCATGACCTTGCCCTCATTCTTAGTGCCACTGGCCCCTCGACTGGATGTACAGTAGTTAAGAAGTCAGGCAGGTGGCATCAGGTTGAGGACAAACTGAGGTTGGCagagcagtgccccatttgccctaatagacCAGCCCCCAAAGCTTCCAGGATACACTCTTGCCCACCTCACAtaggatggagagagagatagGGTAGGCTGCCCAAGTATGCTTCTCTATGCTTTGCTCTGCAGTGGTAGGATAAAATAGCAGTCAGCAGCTCTGTGTGGCTGACAGTCTCTTTCTAGGTCTAGCCCTTGCACTTAATACATGCCATGCTACTCTGGAGTTTCCATCCTAAGCCACTTAATGGAAAGAACAAATAAATACACCAAGGACTCTCTTTGAGAAGAAATAAGATGTACTGTAGCACAAAGCAATGCGCTACAACAATTCAACAATGCTGTAAACAATGTGGCAATTAGATGACACGATCTCCTACTTCCATTCATTCTCTCAAGCGCTGGCCTACAAAAAGCCAAAAGAAAGACCTGGAGAGGCTTATTTTTAAGGTATGTCTGCATCAGCACTCatctgatttcatttcatttcacatttgTCCCTAGCTGCTATCCTGGAACTAATCTGCACacatttctccatcttcctccTTTTGGAAATGCAAGCTCAGgaagatttcccccctcccctaatAAATGCTGAATTTGTGCAATTGCACTCAGACTCACCCTCATACATTTGATACACTGCACCAAGTAAAAGGTGAGACAGGCTCGTGAAGTAGTAGGTTCAGAATATTGAAGCAGctgggcttttgttttgttttgaagcttCTGCTACTGGAGGAATGTCATAAGGTGTTTGGATGAATGGGAGGCAAGGCTATGATATCTCCAATATCATATTACAATAGTTAAGCATCTGTATGTAATGTGTCTTTAGACTTAAAGTTTTGATTAGTTGAACGAAATTCAACATACTGGAGTTCACAGTGCCTTTATAGGAAGTGCCTGACTAGTTCAGATAGCTACTAccttaaacaatcatggctcccctgcaaacaaatctgggaattgtagtttgttaaaagtgctgagagttgttagagacTCCTGTTCCCCACACAGTGTTACAGTCctctgagtggtttaacaattgaCCCCTCTTCCTAAGGGACCatcagaattgcagctctgtaagGATAAtagggctctcctaacaactctcggctgcttctttaacaagctacagttcccaggaccttTGGAGCGGAAGCCACGACTCTTTAAAGTGGTcttgcagtgctttaaatgtatggtgtggttgtGGCCTTAGTAATTGCTGAAGGTCCAAAAACACCCAGAGGGcaagaggttccccatctctgtgttGGATAATGGCAAGTTCTCTCTTAATTCAGGTGAATCATACCCTCACACCATATAATACTTCCCCTGGTGGTAGAACAGCCAAACAGAAGAATCTGCTGGTGTTGCTGGCATGACGCTTGGTCAGAGGTTTGCACATCTGATCTGCTCATCAAAGAGAGGGCAATGCACTGGCCCTTAGTGGTAACCTCTTTCACAACCCCACAGCCCCAGGTCTGTCTTAGGGCACAATTCTTAAGTTGAGTGGAGCGATTACTTCTGGTAAAGGCCAAAGGCATGATTCTGACAGAGGATGTCCTTGTGAAATCATGTGGCTTGTAAAACTGTCAGGAGGACAAATGCCTTTTTAAATAGTCTCCTCCTTTGACCCAAGCTAAGACATAATTATCAAGCATCATTATGGGGAGTATATGTCTGGTGATTAGCACCTCTCATGAAGCATCATTCTCTTGTGCTGGGAGGGTATCTCTCCATGCAGATGTGAAAGGTGGTGACTCAGAAGCAGTGGCTGATGCCCACTGAGACTGGCAGTGCCAAAGGCAGGAAGCCTGAACAATAGGTGGAACCAGAGCCGATGatgggcagagccaactaattctgattctcccccttctcttcccactgaaactaaggaggaggaagctgtcgGGCAGAGGCTGCAAACCCCAGGGCTGCAGTAGAACCGCCTCCCTCAgaaaggtggtagactctccttcattggagatctttaaacagaggttggatggctatctgtcagggattctttagctgtgattcttgctttgaaggctgttggactagatggccctagaTGATTCTAagcaaggaggcaggcaggtggggggctggctgaggggcAGACTGAGGATGGTGGGGCATTTTCCATTGCACTCAGAGCACTACAAGAATGTACAAGAAGCATCAGCATGAACACGACATCAGTTCCAGCAGCCACAGCGGTGGGAGAATCTTAAGTGTGTGTGACAGTCAGGTTTGCCCTTCGATAGCTGCTTCCATTCCTCTCCAGTGACTCTGCTGCTGGCGAGACACACCAGACTGACAACCCTCAAGACTAGAGGCCATCATTTATTCATTCAGAGGCCTGAAGTGCATGTTCCCCCCACACCAGCCTTCCTTGCTTGttacagagagaaagatggatcaTTCCTTTTAGCAGCCAACTAGAGTGGTCCGTGCTGATCACTCTGGAGGAGAAATGGGGCTACGAACAAAAAAGAGGTTACTGCTTAGGGGGAGGGGAATACCCTGAGAGATGGAGAGATAAAGATGGACAGGACAATCTGTTTCCAATCTGTCCGTTTTGCATGTCTTCATTCATAAGTCTGTTCTTTCCTGTTTCCAAATTGATCTATGatctaaaattgttgttgttgttgttgttgttgcaacagTAGCAACAACATTAATAATTATATTTCATCTGAAGATTCACATTAAATTTATGATCATTGGCATAGATTATTTAATAATCACTgacccactttttttttaaggcagaatTTGGCTCAAATGTTGTAGTTCCATAAGAATGAaaattctcttctttttttcaaacTTTCTAACCTACTATTCCAAAATTCACCATGACAtatgagaagaagaaagaatgtgATGCACAAATAGCTATTTACTTTTGATAATTTATAATGATAAGCACAGGATTATTAGGAGTATTGATTGTGTGTTATTCACTGGATTATAGGTGCTTGTTTTGAGGTACACTGGGTACACTGGCATGGAACACAGAACATGCCTTATACTgagcattggcccatctagctgagtatcATCAATGCTGATTGGcggtggctctccagaatttcaggcaataCTTTTCCCCCCAAgcactgcattgcagaggattggactagatgaaccgcatggtcccttccaactctacagttctatgattcttctacCTTGACATACTAGGGGAACAGGATGTTTTaatgtcatcatcatcacagaGGTGTCTGTGGTGGGGATTCCTTGATTGAAAATGTCTAGCAAACCAGATTAGTAGTTGGGTTCCTATTGAGGGTATTTGGCAAGCCAACATGACAGTGATATGGGATTGATGATTGGAGTGATTATTCTGTGTTATTATGGCAGTGGGCGAAGTtgtatcagagagagagagagagagagagagagagagagagagagagagatacctggGTGCTGTTTTcaagccaagcagatgctctacaactgaaCTATGACTTTCCCCTCACAGATGTTCACCAAGACTTACTAACCGATACCCTTCCTCACTGATATCCCATAAACATGGACTGTCTTGATTCTATGAAAGTTGGAGGACCTTCTTCCTTGGATTAGGACATTATGCAAATGTCCTACATCATCCTTGGTCTCTTTTCTGCCCTGAAGCGTATCCTcagtcaaaataaaaatgataaaaaataaaaaattgtccagtagccaGGGACCGCAGGAAGGTACCCTGAGGTGAACACGGGTCACATTTggcccatgaaagcttatacccgaacaaacttagttggtctttaaggggctactggacaattttatatatatttttaaatgaaaataaggagtGAGGAACCTCAGACTCAAGGgccaaatgtgaccctccaggcctctccatgtggcccttgggaatCTTCCTGGGTCATTCATCCTCCTCAGCCATTCCTTCTTCCCAGGCTACACC
This genomic window from Podarcis raffonei isolate rPodRaf1 chromosome 15, rPodRaf1.pri, whole genome shotgun sequence contains:
- the LOC128403149 gene encoding LOW QUALITY PROTEIN: glyoxylate/hydroxypyruvate reductase B-like (The sequence of the model RefSeq protein was modified relative to this genomic sequence to represent the inferred CDS: inserted 2 bases in 1 codon); this translates as LLDLKLISSFGVKITNTPNAVSVSTVNIDMALMPASARRLVEACHIATSSDNTHFAVVWLGVEVTWATLGIFGMGSIGYNLAKRAKAFDMNILCHNRNHRKEEEEQAIGATYCKNIEDLLQKSDXVMLVVNLTSETHKLIGKRELQLMKPMATLINICRGAVVDQDALVEALQNGVIKAAALDVADPEPLPRDHLLLLLKNVIITPHIGTATVQALLMMTEEGVGNIHTVLNDLPSEVITK